A DNA window from Lutra lutra chromosome 8, mLutLut1.2, whole genome shotgun sequence contains the following coding sequences:
- the BIK gene encoding bcl-2-interacting killer isoform X3: MSHTGPLSRNLFLSTFLQEHGPEVLEVPGMTDLVDYYDPGPSPNSNPDDVAMRLAFIGDEMEVRWTLPRIGELPGMAVHSLAFTYNQMGLRGVLRSFVDGLTNLREHIRIWSFLTFRNRVSPNPGRGLVLSLLLLVVLLLGWGLQVLQ, translated from the exons ATGTCCCACACAGGACCCCTCTCCAGGAACCTCTTTCTGAGCACCTTTCTGCAGGAGCATGGCCCGGAAGTGCTGGAGGTCCCTGGCATGACTGATCTCGTGGACTACTATGATCCAGGGCCCTCCCCTAACAG CAACCCCGACGATGTGGCCATGCGGCTGGCCTTCATCGGGGACGAGATGGAAGTGAGATGGACGCTGCCCCGCATTGGCGAGCTGCCCGGGATGGCCGTGCACAG CTTGGCTTTTACCTACAACCAGATGGGCCTGAGAGGTGTTCTCCGAAGTTTCGTGGATGGTCTCACTAACCTCAGGGAGCACATACGGATCTGGAGCTTCCTGACCTTCAGGAACAGG GTGTCCCCCAACCCCGGGCGCGGGCTGGTGCTgtccctgctgctgctggtggtgctgCTGCTAGGCTGGGGGCTTCAGGTCCTCCAGTGA
- the BIK gene encoding bcl-2-interacting killer isoform X1 — MSHTGPLSRNLFLSTFLQEHGPEVLEVPGMTDLVDYYDPGPSPNSSNPDDVAMRLAFIGDEMEVRWTLPRIGELPGMAVHSLAFTYNQMGLRGVLRSFVDGLTNLREHIRIWSFLTFRNRLMLPLSPADEQPGWAGFSSSVLCRVLSHLPTCLCCSSWFLSPTGPVWRCSCVPHLP, encoded by the exons ATGTCCCACACAGGACCCCTCTCCAGGAACCTCTTTCTGAGCACCTTTCTGCAGGAGCATGGCCCGGAAGTGCTGGAGGTCCCTGGCATGACTGATCTCGTGGACTACTATGATCCAGGGCCCTCCCCTAACAG CAGCAACCCCGACGATGTGGCCATGCGGCTGGCCTTCATCGGGGACGAGATGGAAGTGAGATGGACGCTGCCCCGCATTGGCGAGCTGCCCGGGATGGCCGTGCACAG CTTGGCTTTTACCTACAACCAGATGGGCCTGAGAGGTGTTCTCCGAAGTTTCGTGGATGGTCTCACTAACCTCAGGGAGCACATACGGATCTGGAGCTTCCTGACCTTCAGGAACAGG CTCATGCTCCCACTGTCCCCAGCCGATGAGCAGCCTGGGTGGGCTGgcttctcctcctctgtcctctgtcgCGTCCTCAGCCATCTCCCCACCTGCCTGTGCTGCTCTTCCTGGTTTTTGTCCCCGACCGGTCCGGTTTGGAGATGCTCCTGCGTCCCCCACCTTCCCTGA
- the BIK gene encoding bcl-2-interacting killer isoform X2 produces the protein MSHTGPLSRNLFLSTFLQEHGPEVLEVPGMTDLVDYYDPGPSPNSSNPDDVAMRLAFIGDEMEVRWTLPRIGELPGMAVHSLAFTYNQMGLRGVLRSFVDGLTNLREHIRIWSFLTFRNRVSPNPGRGLVLSLLLLVVLLLGWGLQVLQ, from the exons ATGTCCCACACAGGACCCCTCTCCAGGAACCTCTTTCTGAGCACCTTTCTGCAGGAGCATGGCCCGGAAGTGCTGGAGGTCCCTGGCATGACTGATCTCGTGGACTACTATGATCCAGGGCCCTCCCCTAACAG CAGCAACCCCGACGATGTGGCCATGCGGCTGGCCTTCATCGGGGACGAGATGGAAGTGAGATGGACGCTGCCCCGCATTGGCGAGCTGCCCGGGATGGCCGTGCACAG CTTGGCTTTTACCTACAACCAGATGGGCCTGAGAGGTGTTCTCCGAAGTTTCGTGGATGGTCTCACTAACCTCAGGGAGCACATACGGATCTGGAGCTTCCTGACCTTCAGGAACAGG GTGTCCCCCAACCCCGGGCGCGGGCTGGTGCTgtccctgctgctgctggtggtgctgCTGCTAGGCTGGGGGCTTCAGGTCCTCCAGTGA